In the genome of Primulina tabacum isolate GXHZ01 chromosome 13, ASM2559414v2, whole genome shotgun sequence, the window ACATCTCGGGCAGAAGCAGAATCCCTGTGCGCGCAGCGTGCGGACGCTCTGCAAGCTGCGCCGCTCGCTGGACAGGCGTTCGCGCAGCCCTACGCATGCGATCTGCCCGGAACAATTCAGGGCATATccgaattattatttttttatttatgcaaaaataaaattttatggtgcatcaattttctgaaaaaatttcTTGTGTGGTCACAAATAAATTCTTCAATAAGATTTAAAACCATAAGATATAGAGAACCTGACTCtaataccactgttggatctcggttttctattGCCCAAATGCAGcgaaaagtttaaaaaaatttagatcttgacattcaagatatatttgtttgagcacTAGTATGGTTCTaataattaaacatacataTGATGTTCAAACTCTAACCTTTGGTGAAAGATTCACTAGGCTCCAATTATTCCGGGATTAGCGAAGATAGCTCTTGATGTAtttcctacgaactttcttcgagaACTCCTTTCTATAATCTTCGAATCAGATCCACGACAAGAAAATTTATTCCTCTTTGAAATAGAACTAGAACATTTGGAAGAAGTTTCAACTTTGGAGATTAAAATTGAGAGAGGCTCAATCTCCTTTTCAAGGagaatggccgaaatttttggagagaaaagggaggctttttcgaaaattgtggtGTCtcatggaggctagggtttaagTCTCCTACTTAAATAAAACCCTCATGACCTAATTATCATAATACAACATTTGGGCCTCTTAATTACCATTAATgggtttgattaattaattggactagtccaactagtttaattaatcaatcaaagtccattaagaactttaattattttgtatgttggacttgtactcttaCAAGCCATTAAATATACTTCTcactatgtttaatttaatatttaataaactcaacttttgagcttaataaattaaatcctcaaattttataaattcaactacttgaatttattctctctaaattttataaattcataaattcaacttcttgaatttactatctcataaattcatctccttgaatttattttctcaaaatttaattatcataaaatttACTCCtttaatttactatatcataattttatataaattcaacttctggaatttattctctcaaagaGAACAAAATGATCTAGTGTTTGTAAgactctcaatggttcagggatacatcTAGCTgtaggttcacaactctttgtaatTCAAggcataatcctttattcgggcttacccgtaatttgccccattctatgttTCAACAATTAATCAttagaatgtcagaaatcatatttctcattaaacccatcgaaccatgttaagagcgtctagtaacaTCGCttcatgattccctaggtatcattgataatgcctgcaagaaccagtaggttatgattaacgtacagtaaggTTCcttatctcatatatcccgatcaaatCTGCAACCACTGGTTCATCAAGGGTTGCAGaagaattcgataactatgtgacacatatttgagaataaatagtggcatcgcatgtacaagTGGATAACtcattctctaacgtacatttcatactctggccagagattccatgcagtATTATTTCAAcagatcacacaggatatccacacccgtggGTGAGTGGTGATTTCCCAACAACAATgtactggctcctacatgtgtcacaactgtacccaatctcgcgaCCTAATGACcctcctggagtcggtaaatgagtcaaagcaaagacctagcatatagagcctcagtgttgtcccgagtagtaaggactaatggtatacaatcacaaccacagacttattctctcgatgaatgataaccacttggaaggTTCTAGGGAGGgcagttcggtataatcatcatatgactacccatttccatgtttggacatctctatgccatTACAAAAAAACGctgtacacaacatcacagttgttagtctcgagctcaagcgacctttatccacgttttaggcggctgaatcgactaggaactaatttagatcatacagtgtttacaaatgagtttcaacatcaaattacgattcattcgtattaaagtataatcaaggtctttatctatgttgttcacatgggtatacaaataaagaaataacataCCATGAAATTatgaatatattaaaataaagattgtttattacaaccgagtcaataaattccatagccaacagttggcttacagggcatctactctaacaattgcACCACATACGTTCTTCATTTATTTAGATTATGTTTCGATTCTTGATTTATTGTCCAGTCATGTATATTTCTAAtggaaaatatataaattttggtaACTCGGCAAATATTTGATCCTATAAATGATATAAGAGTTAAATGTTATGTGTTTGATTCTTATAGATCGTGATAAGAAAATATAGGCTTGATGTTGTGCTCTAAGTACGTGAACATCAAAAACACTGAAAATAAGCATTCCGAGCAAATTTAATAGATGATGAGTTCAGAAAACATCTCACTTAAGTATTATGGGAATATCTAAGGTCTGCCAAACTGAATGGATAACCCTTCAATGATTGATCAGACTCTACTAATTTTATCAACGATAATTTATGAGCTCAATTTCATTCCTTAATAAATGAAAAATGAATTCAGAAAATCAAATGTGCAGTATACCAGTTAAGGAATATATATTATGACCGCTTGACAGTCCATGTCATAAGCATTGATTGCACTAACTTTTGGAACACAACGAATGACATGTGGCATCTGGTATGATCTAAATTATTGTCATAATATGACTGGTTTATAGTTGTTCTATTTTTAATGTTTGATTTTACCTATAAATAGACGCTATCAGAATTCAGCAAACACTCTCGGCACACTTACACAATATATCATCTTCTATTGACTAGatattttttgaatatatttcgAAGCAcatacacaaatttttatcagATTTTTTCAGAGATCATACGATGCTGATACATACTCACTGTTAtctttttattcattttatcaTTTAAGTAAGTTATTGTAACTGATCGAAATAGTCTTTTTCTTAGGAAGTTTTCATAAAGTCTTGAGAAGTTGATAGAGTTTCATTAGGCTGTATTTAATTTTTACTAAAGTGAATGTTTACAGAAGCTGTAAATATCAAAGTGAAACGATCTGCTTCTAAAGTAATTTAATTTACACTAGTTTTTTCcctaaaccatgcataattaattGACCATAAATAAACTagcataaataatcaaataaatgaATTCCATAATATTCATAATCATTCATGCAGAATAGGTAAATAAAGCAATAAAGGTCTAAAATTCAACTCAATAAATTCTAGCACCAtatcagtctgtaaataaaagaAATAATCCATAAagtcatcaaaatctttaaCAAATGCGGAATTTCTACGTCATCGGGTATGCCATGCTCCTCCCGAATGACTCGAAAATCCGCACCTCACGACTCAacatcatcatcacctgcaaccATTCAAACTTAgtaagtctaatgactcagcatgctCAAACCTGATAATCAAGTACATAtttatacaatcacatgcatcaatTTTACgtttactaaaaatagtattgtCATTCAACCTCGAAACCTTCAAAATATGCAACATTTTAAAATCGTGCTTAAACATGAACTtttccatttaaaataacatttttaagtgGAGTTTGATACTTGATAGTGACAACATTCAGTCGATTTATCAATCAATAAACCATAGTACTAGGCCACCGGATTTAACGTCCACTTCTTCGACGATCCCTccgaatataaaataaaataactccACCGTTCACTTCCtaacaaatatttttctttactctatcatttcataaaaacatgtataacattccatattctttaaaatttccaaaaatttctTATATCGTTCCATACGCCCCTCACCAGGACCATAAGGCATGTCTCCATCCCTTGGTCCAGCCCTTTCCCCTAACCCTTTAGCCCTAGGACCGTGACACACCAAAATAGCCAAACAAATGCATATTTTGGAGTTTCGGTTCCAGTGCTAAACCAGCCAGTCCAAGCCCTGACTGAACCCTTCCTAGACCTTCCTAGGACCCTTATCCTTCCATCAAGACCATGGCTAGGGTCTCATGCAGCCTCCATTGCCGATAGAACCCCCAAACCTGCCCCTTCCCTTCTCAGCCTGCACGCAAATTGAATCAAGGGTGGTGCTACCCTTGGGACGTCCCCTTGCGGCTATTGCCACTTCAAAAAATACTCTTAACATTTATCTCGACTCATAAATCTTTAGGTTTACATCCCTACTTCAACAATTCATAAAACGTCAAGAATCCTTTATGAAAACATGAGATGCACATGTATGAAATTGGAAAAcatcattttataaaattttcacaGAAAATCAAATACATACAATATTATGGATTGAATGGTGCATAAAGAAGGGTTTGAAAACATGCCTTGTTCTTTTATGCTTACGAAATACAAGCGACTGGCACGACGAGGGACGAACAGGACGCAAAACTTCTTTCCTTCCTCTCCTCTAGTGTTCGGCCTCCCTAGGGTTTGAATGAGTGCGTGTGTTTTGTGTGCTGATTTGTGTGAGGGGTGTAGGGGTGACTAgggtttatttaaataaatcattaggttgctaaaattaattaaatacatatttagtccactaaaattctcaaaaatatgaaaaaaacatTTGGTGCCACTCATATCTAGTACCGTAAACCCGAAACTTCTTATTTCCTAGCAAAAGTTTGTTACCAAATAGATTCGTCCCTTACTACGGACTACTAATTCCCAAGTTTCCCATTTCTAAATTtctaaaaatataaatcatatcaaaatcgTCCCCGGTTCTCTCGACTTTGTCTTACATCGTGTATTCGACTGCAGAAAGttcaaattcataaaaattggTTAAACATTTATTCAATCATACTGATACTTAAACATTCCTTTAGaaaacttatttaaataaaatataattaattttcatgcatgcatgtggttagtGTGTTCGGATTTCGGACGTTGCAATTCTTCCAcgcttaaaataattttgtcctcgaaatcagTATTCCCTGAAAAGATCGGCGTAGCGATTCCTCATGTCGGTCTCAGGCTCcaaagtagcttcctcttctgaatgattcagccacttgaccatGACCATCTTGATCACCTTATTTCACAGCCTCCTCTCCTTCCTGCCTAAGATCTGCGTCGGTTTCTCCTCGTAGTTCAAGTTTGGAGTAAGCTGCAATGCCTCATAATTCATTACATGTGATGAATTTGACATGTACTTCCAGAGCATCGAAAtgtgaaagacattgtgaactccagctAGATTAGGGAGTAAGGCCACCTTGTATGACAATGCTCCCACACTTTCCAAGATCTCGAATGGtgcaataaacctcggactgagcttgtCATTCTTCCCGAATAGCATAACTCCCTTCATGGGATCTATCTTGACAAAGACGTGATCACCATCTGAAAAATCGAGATCTCTCCTCTTCTTGTCTGCATAACTCTTATGTCTACTCTATGCCGTCTTCATCCTATCCAAGATCTTGACTACAAAATTCGTAGTCTATTGTACAATATCCGGTCCAATCTTGGCTCTCTCTCCGACCTTATCTCAATGAATCGGtgacctacacttccttccatatagagcctcgtagggagccatccctatagatgattgatagctattgttataggtaaactccataGTGGCAGCTTCGGCTCCCAACTACCCTGGAATTCGATCACGCAAGCTCGTAGCAAGTCCTCAAAAATCTGGATCACTCTCTCTGATTGGCCATCAGTCTGCGGATGAAAGGCTATATTAAACAACAACTTGGTCACCATAGCGGAAtgaagactcttccagaatgatgAAGTAAAGCGCGGATCTCTGTCATATACAATAGACAATGGAATCCTATgtagtctgactatctcttgaATATACAGCTCGACATACAGTAACATAGAGTAAGTCATCTTTACTAGCAGAAAAGGCGCTGATTTAGTCAGACGATCCACGATCACCCAAATAACATTTTAGCCCTTCATTTTTTTAGGGAGTGGCCTCATCAgccctgctggtctctgatgctctgccttcacctacTAACAAGTGAGGCATTCCGACATAAACTTCCAAATTTCCCTCTACATACCCGGCCATTAATAGAGTAACTgtaggtctttgtacatctttgtacttccTGGGTGGATAGAGTACAGCATAGCATGTTCCTCTATCATAATATCGACTCTTAACGAATCACCAATAGGCACCCATAAACGGCCCTTATAACTGAGCATGCCGTCCTCCACTGAATACAACGTACTGCCATTAGAGTCTTCCCTCGTCTtccacttctgcaactgctcatcagtataCTGCTCATTACGAATGCAGTCCTCAGAGTGGACTGCACCGCCAAAGTAGATAATCTCAGTGCATGGACACTAGCATAAATCTCCTGGTCGAACCTCTGAACTCTCTATCAGGAGAGGATTATGTACTACAAGATGGCCTACTACTGTTGtctttctgctcaatgcatcggCCACCATATTAGCTTTTCTCGGGTGGTatctaatgtcacaatcatagtccttaaCCGACTCCAACCACCacctctgcctcatgttcagctccttctgagTAAAGAAGTAATAGAATGTCTTgtggtcggtgaaaatcttgcattTCTCACTGTACAATTAATGTCTCCATATCCTCAATCCAAAAACAACTACCGCTAATTCAAGCCGGTGCGTCGGATAGTTCTTCTAATGAACCTTCATCTGTTTTGACGCATAGGCAATCACCTTATCATTCTACATCAGCACGATGCCCTAACCGAGCTTGGAAACATCAGTGTTTAGCACATAATCCCCTTGACCGGAAGGCATCGATAGAATGGGTGCTACAGTAAGTGCTTGCTTCAACTTCTCAAAACTACTCTGAAACTCGGCACTCCACACAAATTTGACATTTTTCTTCGTCAGGGCTGTCAAGGGTACTACAATAGACAAAAAACCATTGATAACTTGCGATAATAACCAGTCAGTCCTAAGAAACTACGAATTTTGAATACATTCCTAGGCACTGACCACTTCTTCATAGCTTTGACCTTAGACGGGTCGATTTCTATTCCATGCTTCaaaataatgtggcctaagaacgatACCTTCCAGtcagaactcacacttactgaatttggcAAACTACTTTTGATCTCAAAGCACTTGTAGTGCCGTCCTctgatgctgactgtgctcttcATGATTTCTCGAATAGATCAGAATTTCGTCTATGAACACGTTAATGAACTGATCcaaatacggctgaaatacgcgattcatgatgtccatgaaaatcgctgggGAATTTGTCAACCAAAATAGTATCACAAGAAGTTTGTACGATCCATAACGATTACTGAAAGCCGTGTAATGAACATCTAATTCTTTGAATTTCAACTTATGATAGCAGGAACAAAGATCTATCTTCGATCTTTTTGGAaggaaaactagggttcttaagTTTCCTCCAGCAGCCAAGCCCCTTTCCCCTATGATTTTTCAGTAGACTCAAGTTTGATTAGTAGCAAGAAACGTACCATGAGTCGTCTCGGATCGGTTTTTCGCATCTCCCCGCTTCGATATTCGTCATATCGTGAGTATAGATcatcaaggcatgtataatctttcatttttccgcttcgatcttgtcatattttgatgcatattgtgtgtaaaaatccatatatgttatgcaaagtttgagaGATGATGTTTAGAATGATTTTGGAACAacttttagatctcaaaaaaaaaaccccgaatctgctgtcatttcgaatccTGCGAATTTTAaatcgattttctggaaaaactttcaacctATGAAGTGCAGTACTTTTttatatcttcgatttgatagtaaattcgtaattacTAGAGAAGAGACGAGTGGGTTAAGATCATTCTCgagtgactgctcaaactatgaTGCTATCAAAATGTGTTATTCATGTATTCTAGAGGTTTATTGGTTGTAGGCTTCGCTGGGAACCACCGGGTGGTCACTGATTTGTTTAGGTATGTCGTGTGTTTTGATCAGAAGCTATTTGGTGTTTCGTTTCTGTGgggaacccggacgctaactcatcttcttaattatcattaggatcaattaatgaaatttgggtcataaatttttttttttttgaatgttGAACACTATATAAACCAATGTACAAAGTCTATAACAAAGCGGCTCATCTTATTCAAATCACAAGATCAAGttaaatatctacaacatgatccataagtacaagtcttgtacaaaagtaattcataacaaactactgttcattcactacatatcaggTAATCaaaacaactctacttctgggtccgaatctccactctaaactcaatCTCTCATGCTCTTCTTGAccatgatcatgtcccacctgttgtcatacacatacaaacacaacaactgCCGGATAACTCCTGtaagaaatatattcccagtataaacaatgtatacatgcaatcatataagcagatataaaagcatggaacaggTTATCAATAACCTGCATCATaatatgaaaaacatgaatcgatataaaactgtaaatcaaactctttgactcataatctctgactcgactcttctctagtctagggatcccgttcgAATAAaaacgcaacagtctcccacctactctcccagctagatggtcgaaagttcttattcccagactttggcattctatatctaaactctacaataggagtcgatctactcctaagcaacatcgatatcacCAAATGTCAaatgacttggcacctctgccaatgacatggcacatctgccatggactcaatacatgctttgctataaatcaataaactaagcatatcaatttcatgaattgcaaacagcAATGCAATACTacaaagtatgtggttttgggaaactcaagtcgaatctaactcgagtcgtatcttcccgatttaacattaatttatacctttcttttgtcgatctgacgaagtcgaagtatTGAATTCAAAgctatcaatactcaatctggaaatgacattattgagaagtacaata includes:
- the LOC142521907 gene encoding uncharacterized protein LOC142521907; this encodes MTYSMLLYVELYIQEIVRLHRIPLSIVYDRDPRFTSSFWKSLHSAMVTKLLFNIAFHPQTDGQSERVIQIFEDLLRACVIEFQDKKRRDLDFSDGDHVFVKIDPMKGVMLFGKNDKLSPRFIAPFEILESVGALSYKVALLPNLAGVHNVFHISMLWKYMSNSSHVMNYEALQLTPNLNYEEKPTQILGRKERRL